One genomic segment of Mycolicibacterium psychrotolerans includes these proteins:
- a CDS encoding sigma-70 family RNA polymerase sigma factor produces the protein MTISGERLDAVVAEAIAGDRNALREVLEIIRPLVVRYCRARVGTAERSGLSADDVAQEVCLAAITALPRYRDQGRPFLAFVYGIAAHKVADAHRAAGRNKADPMDVVPERFSGEAGPEQKAIESESSARMNALLQVLPEKQREILILRVVVGMSAEETAEAVGSTAGAVRVAQHRALSRLKAEITANGRDHA, from the coding sequence ATGACAATTTCGGGAGAACGTCTCGATGCTGTCGTCGCTGAAGCGATTGCCGGCGATCGAAACGCACTCCGGGAGGTGCTGGAGATCATCCGCCCCCTCGTCGTCCGGTACTGCCGGGCGCGCGTGGGGACCGCGGAGCGTAGCGGTCTCTCAGCTGATGACGTTGCTCAGGAGGTGTGCTTGGCTGCCATCACGGCGCTGCCGCGGTACAGGGATCAGGGACGACCGTTCCTGGCCTTCGTGTACGGCATCGCAGCGCACAAGGTTGCTGACGCGCATCGTGCCGCGGGGCGTAACAAGGCCGATCCGATGGATGTCGTGCCCGAGCGCTTCTCCGGCGAGGCCGGCCCCGAGCAGAAGGCGATCGAGTCCGAATCGTCGGCCCGCATGAACGCCCTCCTGCAGGTGCTCCCCGAGAAGCAGCGCGAGATCCTGATCCTGCGCGTCGTGGTCGGGATGAGCGCGGAGGAGACCGCCGAGGCTGTCGGCAGCACCGCGGGTGCCGTGCGGGTGGCCCAGCACCGCGCGCTGTCGCGGCTGAAGGCGGAGATCACCGCGAACGGACGCGACCATGCCTGA
- a CDS encoding tetratricopeptide repeat protein — protein sequence MDDEAFGSNPGAWPLPSAVTPHDRWLRAVAAAGQGRYACAHADLDALLRLRPRGLMLSLAQSTRASFLRQLGWHDRARSLDGRAWALSGGTGEAGADALVGLAADALGVGRFAASQRALQRAADLVAVTSGARLPIRLAWVSAELAMACGDDTALAHAERAVHLADAGPSIRHRVKSRVVLAAAHCAAGDLGAARQEGDRALAESGEHGLIPLRWAVASLLVGIGSAEHSPAQITDIRDTCAETVIRRGGVWRSR from the coding sequence ATGGACGACGAAGCCTTCGGCAGCAACCCCGGTGCGTGGCCGCTGCCGAGCGCCGTCACCCCACACGACCGGTGGCTGCGCGCGGTCGCCGCTGCCGGGCAGGGCCGTTACGCCTGCGCCCACGCCGACCTCGACGCGCTGCTGCGATTGCGCCCGCGTGGCTTGATGCTGTCGCTGGCGCAGAGCACCCGCGCGTCCTTTCTGCGTCAGCTCGGCTGGCATGACCGTGCCCGCTCGCTCGACGGCCGGGCGTGGGCGCTGTCCGGCGGTACCGGCGAGGCCGGCGCCGACGCTCTCGTCGGTCTGGCCGCCGATGCGCTCGGAGTGGGGCGGTTCGCCGCTTCGCAGCGTGCGCTGCAGCGCGCCGCCGACCTCGTCGCCGTCACCTCGGGTGCGCGGTTGCCGATCCGGCTGGCGTGGGTGTCGGCGGAGCTGGCGATGGCGTGCGGCGACGACACCGCGCTCGCTCACGCCGAACGCGCCGTGCACCTGGCCGACGCGGGCCCATCGATCCGGCATCGCGTCAAATCACGCGTGGTCCTCGCGGCCGCGCATTGCGCCGCCGGCGACCTCGGTGCGGCCCGCCAGGAGGGCGATCGCGCGCTGGCCGAGTCCGGCGAGCACGGTCTGATACCGCTGCGCTGGGCGGTCGCGTCCCTGCTCGTCGGGATCGGTAGTGCCGAGCACTCACCGGCCCAGATCACGGACATCCGCGACACCTGCGCCGAAACCGTGATCAGACGAGGCGGCGTGTGGCGCTCGCGCTAA
- a CDS encoding WhiB family transcriptional regulator, which produces MPQPQQLPGPNADIWDWQMQGLCRGVDSSVFFHPDGERGRARAQREMRAKEMCRSCPVITQCRSHALAVGEPYGIWGGLSESERELLLKRGIRRSA; this is translated from the coding sequence GTGCCACAGCCGCAGCAGCTTCCCGGTCCGAACGCCGACATCTGGGATTGGCAGATGCAAGGCCTTTGCCGGGGCGTCGATTCCTCCGTGTTCTTCCATCCCGACGGGGAGCGTGGCCGCGCCCGCGCCCAGCGGGAGATGCGCGCCAAAGAGATGTGCCGCAGTTGCCCGGTGATCACCCAGTGCCGCTCGCACGCACTCGCCGTCGGTGAGCCCTATGGCATCTGGGGCGGTTTGAGCGAGTCGGAGCGCGAGCTTCTGCTCAAGCGGGGCATCCGCCGGTCGGCCTGA